ATGGCATCGACGGTCTGCTCGGTGGCCTCTCATGCGTTACTTTTGCGGCGATAGGCATCATTCTCTATTTTGACGGCCAGCTAAGTCTTGCCATGTGGTGCTTCGCGATGATCGCCGCTATCGTGCCTTATATTTTGCTGAACCTCGGCACTTTTGGCCGTCGCTACAAAGTGTTTATGGGCGATGCCGGCAGTACGCTGATCGGTTTCACTATTATCTGGATACTGCTCGAAACCACCCAGGGAAAGACCCATCCAATTACGCCGGTTACCGCGCTCTGGTTAATCGCAATTCCACTGATGGATATGATTGCCATCATGTATCGGCGTCTGCGTAAAGGTATGAGTCCGTTCTCAGCTGACCGTCAGCATATCCATCATCTGATTATGCGCGCCGGATTTACCTCGCAACAGGCTTTCCTGCTGATTACGCTGGCGGCCGCCCTGCTTGCCGGGGTTGGGGTGCTGGGCGAATACCTGAATTTTGTTCCTGAATGGGTAATGTTGGTATTGTTCTTGCTAGCATTTATGCTGTACGGCTATTGCATAAAACGTGCCTGGAGAGTGGCGCGGTTGATTAAGCGCATGAAGCGCAGAATGCGCAATGCCAGTGCCAATAAAAAACTTTCTTGAAATAAATCATATAGGGACGCCATGAAAACTGAACCTGAATCTTTATCTCACTCAGCTGCGGTGGATAATGAACTGGATATCCGCGGTCTTTGCTGCACGCTATGGCGAGGAAAATCGTGGATTGTCGGTCTGGCGTTGCTGTTTGTGATTGTCGCCTTTATCTGGTCACTGCTGGTTAAACAGGAGTGGAGCACTACCGCGATTACCGATCGTCCGACGGTCAATATGCTGGGCGGTTTCTATTCGCAACAGCAGTTTTTACGTAATCTTGATGCCCGCACCACCACAATGGCCGTCGCGCCCCAGCCTACGGTGATGGAGGATGCTTATCAGGAGTTTGTGATGCAGCTGTCAGCATATGACACGCGTCGCGATTTCTGGTTGCAGACCGATTACTACAAACATCGTAAAAGCGGTAATGCCAAAAGTGATGCCGCGCTGCTGGATGAGATGGTCAACAACATTCAATTTACCGCGGCAGACGCGCTGAAAAATACCAGTGACAGCGTCAAACTGGTGGCGGAAACCGCGCCGGATGCCAATAACCTGTTGCGTCAATATGTGGCTTTCGCCAGCCAGCGTTCCGCTCGCCATCTTAATGAAGAGCTGAGCGGCGCCTGGGCGGCGCGTGCGATTCAGTTAAAAGCGCAGGTAAAACGCCAGGAAGCGGTAGCAAAAGCGATTTACGATCGTCAGGTTAATGCCGTGCAGCAGGCGCTGAAAATCGCGCAGCAGCAGGGGATTGACCGGGCTAAGACCGATACCCCTTCAGAACAATTACCAGACTCGGAGCTGTTCCTGTTGGGACGGCCGATGTTGCAGGCGCGTTTAGAGAATTTGCAGGCCAGCGGTCCGGGTTACGATCTGGACTA
This is a stretch of genomic DNA from Winslowiella toletana. It encodes these proteins:
- the wecA gene encoding UDP-N-acetylglucosamine--undecaprenyl-phosphate N-acetylglucosaminephosphotransferase, with the protein product MNLLTMSAELASIFLFSLVFLFFARKVAKKIGLVDKPNYRKRHQGVIPLVGGISVYAGICFTFLITNYYIPHAWLYLCCAGVLVLIGALDDRYDISVKLRASVQALIAVVMMYYGNLYLLSLGHIFGSWELVVGPFGYVLTLFAVWAAINAFNMVDGIDGLLGGLSCVTFAAIGIILYFDGQLSLAMWCFAMIAAIVPYILLNLGTFGRRYKVFMGDAGSTLIGFTIIWILLETTQGKTHPITPVTALWLIAIPLMDMIAIMYRRLRKGMSPFSADRQHIHHLIMRAGFTSQQAFLLITLAAALLAGVGVLGEYLNFVPEWVMLVLFLLAFMLYGYCIKRAWRVARLIKRMKRRMRNASANKKLS
- the wzzE gene encoding ECA polysaccharide chain length modulation protein, translating into MKTEPESLSHSAAVDNELDIRGLCCTLWRGKSWIVGLALLFVIVAFIWSLLVKQEWSTTAITDRPTVNMLGGFYSQQQFLRNLDARTTTMAVAPQPTVMEDAYQEFVMQLSAYDTRRDFWLQTDYYKHRKSGNAKSDAALLDEMVNNIQFTAADALKNTSDSVKLVAETAPDANNLLRQYVAFASQRSARHLNEELSGAWAARAIQLKAQVKRQEAVAKAIYDRQVNAVQQALKIAQQQGIDRAKTDTPSEQLPDSELFLLGRPMLQARLENLQASGPGYDLDYDQNRAMLSTLDVGPTLDEKFQTYRYLRTPEEPVKRDSPRRLFLMIMWGAVGALIGAGVALVRRPRA